One Streptomyces hundungensis DNA segment encodes these proteins:
- a CDS encoding esterase-like activity of phytase family protein: MSPRAARRTAVALPLAVLTVVALSGSAVGTPRFEHRHRDARVTNTAVLGDIPLGGFSNGLLPGTVDDDRGIHLGGIGSDLFPAGRRGEFWTVTDRGPNGQIKVDKTKRRTFPVPGFDPAIVKVRVTGGTLTVLKSIPITTRSGAPVTGLPNLAGHDEAPYAFDAAKPLAYNPNGLDTEGIVRAADGTFWLADEYGPSLVHVSARGRVLARYVPKGLELAGADYPVIGALPAILAQRKINRGFEGLAQLPGGDLVLAVQSPLSVPDTAAGEGSRNVRLLRFSPRRGAVTAEYAYRFDPAGVVDPGEDDPSELKISSVVALGDDRLLVEERTDRAARLQEVRLPRGAGILGGRWDTPATSPSYEQLADPAASGVPVLRKRLVVDLAKVPGVPGKIEGVALAGPGTLALINDNDFGMTDGPGAFDPSGRIVDSGVRTKLVYLQLPR, from the coding sequence GTGTCCCCACGCGCCGCCCGACGCACCGCCGTCGCGCTGCCCCTGGCCGTACTGACCGTCGTCGCACTCAGCGGCTCCGCCGTTGGCACGCCGCGGTTCGAACACCGTCACCGTGACGCACGGGTCACCAACACCGCGGTCCTCGGCGACATCCCGCTGGGCGGTTTCAGCAACGGGCTCCTTCCCGGCACCGTCGACGACGACCGCGGCATCCACCTGGGCGGCATCGGCAGCGACCTCTTCCCGGCCGGGCGCCGGGGCGAGTTCTGGACCGTCACGGACCGGGGCCCCAACGGTCAGATCAAGGTCGACAAGACCAAGCGCCGCACCTTCCCGGTCCCCGGCTTCGATCCGGCGATCGTGAAGGTGCGCGTCACCGGCGGCACGCTCACCGTTCTCAAGTCCATTCCGATCACCACCCGTTCGGGCGCGCCCGTCACCGGCCTGCCCAATCTGGCGGGCCACGACGAGGCCCCTTACGCCTTCGACGCGGCGAAGCCCCTCGCGTACAACCCGAACGGTCTGGACACCGAGGGCATCGTGCGGGCGGCCGACGGCACTTTCTGGCTGGCGGACGAGTATGGGCCCTCCCTCGTGCATGTCTCGGCGCGCGGCCGAGTGCTCGCCCGGTATGTGCCCAAGGGGCTGGAGCTCGCCGGCGCCGACTATCCCGTGATCGGGGCGCTCCCGGCGATCCTCGCCCAGCGCAAGATCAACCGCGGTTTCGAAGGGCTCGCTCAACTCCCGGGCGGTGACCTGGTGTTGGCGGTGCAGAGCCCGCTGTCGGTGCCGGACACGGCGGCCGGCGAGGGGTCGCGCAATGTGCGGCTGCTCCGTTTCTCCCCGCGCCGCGGAGCGGTCACCGCCGAGTACGCCTACCGCTTCGACCCGGCGGGTGTCGTCGACCCCGGCGAGGACGACCCCTCCGAACTGAAGATCTCCTCCGTCGTGGCGCTCGGGGACGACCGGCTGCTGGTCGAGGAGCGCACCGACCGGGCCGCCCGGCTCCAGGAAGTGCGGCTGCCCCGTGGCGCCGGGATCCTCGGCGGCCGGTGGGACACTCCGGCCACCAGCCCCTCCTACGAGCAGCTCGCCGATCCCGCCGCGAGCGGGGTGCCGGTGTTGCGCAAGAGGCTCGTCGTGGACCTCGCGAAGGTGCCGGGCGTGCCGGGCAAGATCGAAGGGGTGGCGCTCGCGGGCCCCGGCACCCTCGCGCTGATCAACGACAACGACTTCGGCATGACGGACGGCCCGGGCGCCTTCGACCCCTCGGGCCGGATCGTCGACAGCGGGGTGCGGACGAAGCTCGTCTATCTGCAACTCCCCCGCTGA
- a CDS encoding GAF domain-containing protein, whose amino-acid sequence MALDAGADPVERYGQLLRAHEQFMAAGRVLRPVRPLVAASWQRSARARVSPDGAACVELDEEELAACRDAHPLARVMPLIRELTGAYAGDGEHLVAVCDALGRLLWVEGDRRTRSAAGRMNFVPGARWAESAVGTNAPGTALAEDRPVQVFTAEHFRRPVQRWTCAAAPVHDPRTGRLLGAVDVTGGDGLAHPHSLGFVQAVARAAEAELALLAPPPDPEGAFLTALGSDEALLVADGRKLRLSPRHSEILVLLAHHPQGLGGDELLLALYEDEDVSPVTLRAELSRLRAVLGPALLASRPYRLTARVDTDFDTVARRLGSGAVAAAMTVYGGPLLPGSQAPAVARLRRRHADQLRAALIARADPGLLADWAYSPWGEEDLPVWQALADALPPSQRAHVQARLTELTRDQALATGLQRRRA is encoded by the coding sequence GTGGCGCTGGACGCGGGGGCCGACCCGGTCGAGCGGTACGGTCAACTCCTGCGCGCTCATGAGCAGTTCATGGCGGCGGGCCGGGTGCTGCGTCCTGTGCGCCCGCTGGTGGCCGCGTCCTGGCAGCGTTCGGCGCGGGCCCGGGTCAGCCCGGACGGCGCGGCATGCGTGGAGCTCGACGAGGAGGAGCTCGCCGCCTGCCGCGACGCCCATCCGCTCGCCCGCGTCATGCCGCTGATCCGGGAACTGACCGGGGCGTACGCGGGTGACGGCGAGCACCTGGTGGCGGTCTGCGACGCGCTGGGCCGGCTCCTGTGGGTGGAGGGCGACCGGCGGACCCGGAGCGCGGCCGGACGCATGAACTTCGTCCCCGGCGCCCGCTGGGCCGAGTCGGCAGTCGGCACCAACGCGCCCGGCACGGCCCTGGCCGAGGACCGGCCGGTCCAGGTGTTCACGGCCGAGCACTTCCGGCGCCCGGTGCAGCGGTGGACCTGCGCGGCGGCTCCCGTGCACGACCCGAGGACCGGACGGCTGCTGGGCGCCGTCGACGTGACGGGTGGCGACGGCCTAGCCCATCCGCACAGTCTCGGCTTCGTCCAGGCCGTGGCACGGGCCGCGGAGGCCGAACTCGCCCTTCTCGCCCCGCCACCCGACCCCGAGGGGGCCTTTCTCACCGCCCTCGGCAGCGACGAGGCACTGCTCGTGGCGGACGGCCGCAAGCTGCGCCTGAGCCCGCGCCACAGCGAGATCCTGGTCCTGCTGGCCCACCATCCGCAGGGCCTCGGCGGCGACGAACTCCTGCTGGCCCTGTACGAGGACGAGGACGTGAGCCCCGTGACGCTGCGCGCCGAACTGTCGCGCTTGCGCGCGGTGTTGGGCCCCGCACTGCTCGCGTCGCGCCCCTACCGCCTGACCGCGCGCGTGGACACGGACTTCGACACGGTGGCCAGGCGGCTCGGCTCGGGGGCGGTGGCCGCGGCGATGACGGTCTACGGCGGGCCGCTCCTGCCGGGCTCGCAGGCACCCGCGGTGGCCCGTCTGCGCCGACGCCACGCCGACCAGCTCCGGGCCGCGCTGATCGCGCGCGCCGACCCCGGTCTCCTCGCCGACTGGGCGTACAGCCCCTGGGGCGAGGAGGACCTGCCGGTGTGGCAGGCCTTGGCGGACGCGCTGCCGCCAAGCCAACGGGCACACGTACAAGCCCGGTTGACGGAACTGACGAGGGATCAGGCGCTCGCAACGGGCCTGCAACGCCGCCGTGCCTAA
- a CDS encoding APC family permease, whose translation MPGESRTNTDVGLARDAIGLREVLFQSVTAMAPAAAVAASIPAGAAFAGGSLPLSVLVALVACLLTASCVAELAQHLPAAGSVATYSARGLHPAVGFLVGWGYVFVEALVPPLLLLQLGFTTAGTLHQQWSAYPADLWWPWSLAGAVVIAFAGFFGVRASARFGTVLGVFEVLVFVAFAVLLIVAAGSDNTLSVFGTSHTAHGYGGFGGVFAGSVYTVLAFAGFEAAAPLAEEAKDPRRTMRRAVFGAALAIGIVYVLTTYAMAVYFGPDRFAGFGASGDASWEGVARASFGLFWVILFLAVVNSTVANANACSNVSTRTAFALGRIGVFPRSFARLHPRHRSPVSGVAAQFVVAVAAMLGLGLGLWYDPVTAFALLATVIVTVIIGVYIVVDVACAGYFLRRRRDLFSPLRHVVFPALGIAAFVLALLTAAGIPAFDFVAELTPPMSYAGPVVGVWMAAGVVVLVVLARRHPERLAQTGRVHLIDPDEDPLETGAVPR comes from the coding sequence GTGCCGGGGGAATCCCGTACGAACACGGACGTCGGGCTGGCGCGCGACGCCATCGGTCTGCGCGAGGTGCTCTTCCAGAGCGTCACGGCGATGGCTCCCGCGGCGGCCGTCGCCGCGTCCATCCCGGCGGGCGCCGCGTTCGCGGGCGGCAGTCTGCCGCTGTCGGTCCTCGTGGCGTTGGTGGCGTGTCTGCTCACCGCGTCCTGTGTGGCGGAGCTCGCGCAGCACCTGCCCGCGGCGGGCTCGGTCGCCACCTACAGCGCGCGGGGCCTGCATCCGGCCGTGGGGTTCCTGGTCGGCTGGGGCTATGTGTTCGTGGAGGCCCTGGTGCCGCCGCTGCTCCTGCTGCAACTGGGCTTCACCACGGCGGGCACCCTGCACCAGCAGTGGTCGGCGTATCCGGCCGACCTGTGGTGGCCCTGGTCGCTGGCCGGGGCCGTGGTCATCGCGTTCGCGGGCTTCTTCGGGGTGCGGGCCTCCGCGCGGTTCGGCACGGTGCTCGGCGTCTTCGAGGTGCTGGTGTTCGTGGCCTTCGCCGTCCTGCTGATCGTGGCGGCCGGCTCCGACAACACCCTGTCGGTGTTCGGCACTTCGCACACCGCGCACGGCTACGGCGGCTTCGGCGGGGTGTTCGCCGGATCCGTCTACACGGTGCTGGCCTTCGCCGGCTTCGAGGCGGCGGCCCCCCTCGCCGAGGAAGCCAAGGACCCCCGGCGCACCATGCGGCGAGCGGTGTTCGGCGCGGCCCTCGCCATCGGGATCGTGTACGTCCTGACCACGTACGCGATGGCGGTCTACTTCGGGCCCGACCGGTTCGCGGGCTTCGGAGCGTCCGGCGACGCCTCCTGGGAGGGCGTCGCGCGGGCCTCGTTCGGTCTCTTCTGGGTGATCCTCTTCCTGGCCGTGGTCAACTCGACGGTGGCGAACGCCAACGCCTGCTCCAACGTGTCGACGCGCACGGCCTTCGCGCTCGGCCGGATCGGCGTCTTCCCGCGCTCCTTCGCCCGCCTCCACCCCCGCCACCGCTCCCCCGTGTCGGGCGTCGCGGCGCAGTTCGTCGTGGCCGTCGCCGCGATGCTGGGCCTGGGCCTGGGCCTGTGGTACGACCCGGTCACGGCGTTCGCCCTGCTCGCCACGGTCATCGTCACCGTGATCATCGGGGTGTACATCGTGGTCGACGTGGCGTGCGCCGGATACTTCCTGCGTCGGCGCCGCGATCTGTTCAGTCCGCTGCGCCACGTCGTGTTCCCCGCGCTCGGCATCGCCGCCTTCGTCCTGGCGCTCCTGACCGCGGCGGGGATCCCGGCGTTCGACTTCGTAGCCGAACTCACGCCTCCGATGTCGTACGCCGGACCCGTCGTGGGGGTGTGGATGGCGGCCGGGGTCGTGGTCCTCGTGGTCCTGGCGCGCCGCCACCCCGAGCGGCTGGCACAGACCGGCCGCGTCCACCTCATCGACCCCGATGAGGACCCACTGGAGACAGGAGCGGTACCCCGATGA
- a CDS encoding N-acetylmuramoyl-L-alanine amidase, whose amino-acid sequence MNRRRLLQGAAASVVAGALFPATEAAADGTTDYPGAHWMPASPSNYTASSRPSAYRIDRIVIHVTQETWSNTIGIFQNPAKQVSAHYVTRSADGYIAQMVREHDIAWHAGNWDYNTRSIGIEHEGWVDRPAYFTNALYERSAALTASICDRYGIPKDREHILGHYQVPGTDHTDPGPDWDWVRYIRLVNFA is encoded by the coding sequence ATGAACAGAAGAAGACTTCTCCAGGGCGCGGCCGCCTCGGTGGTCGCCGGCGCGCTGTTCCCCGCGACCGAGGCGGCCGCGGACGGCACCACCGACTACCCGGGCGCCCACTGGATGCCTGCCTCCCCGTCCAACTACACGGCGTCCAGCAGGCCTTCGGCATATCGGATCGACCGGATCGTCATCCATGTCACCCAGGAGACGTGGTCGAACACCATCGGCATCTTCCAGAACCCGGCCAAGCAGGTGTCCGCGCACTATGTGACGCGTTCCGCCGACGGATACATCGCCCAGATGGTCCGCGAGCACGACATCGCCTGGCACGCGGGGAACTGGGACTACAACACCCGCAGCATCGGCATCGAGCACGAGGGCTGGGTGGACCGGCCGGCCTACTTCACCAACGCGCTGTACGAGCGGTCGGCGGCGCTCACCGCGTCCATCTGCGACCGGTACGGCATCCCCAAGGACCGCGAGCACATCCTGGGCCACTACCAGGTCCCCGGAACCGACCACACCGATCCGGGACCCGACTGGGACTGGGTGCGGTACATCCGGCTGGTCAACTTCGCCTGA
- a CDS encoding HNH endonuclease codes for MSAKFTDIPFNPVQEQHVVCGAIPAGFGAPVFVANPDAQAADLRELLQLYPLLPTTLKSAHQLKEQGLRASSLFRPDAYVLGPPQTVTVPKMTVRPGHTLHGWDEVVFPPSPVYRVSDAVAFSTQPGADEVQAVRRAAIKWAQDVRDDPDTVILAVSTTGSPTAATPLERTTPYEIALTSASGRKKWHQLINPEWDERYQRQIQRAHPGLGTLKDAPCFRQVADVLLRKLRGKRVVTYGRNVQYAAIYTALEYAWAGDGLPNGTLWPDTAATLTTLSRSRWECARLRQGEFGNDWDSAEGHFALPTEEPAASALDRCRMTATLLHRMADPALRYAELNARAERAVRDGKSHTPRPLVGQRLSRIAASRDAVLERSQGSCENPRCPDPRYTSARSRNGSYLLEVDHVDDHARGGEDLPRAMIALCPNCHALKTRGTVTEESRALLRTTALARHHELLPHAL; via the coding sequence ATGTCTGCAAAGTTCACTGACATCCCGTTCAACCCAGTGCAAGAGCAGCATGTGGTGTGTGGTGCGATACCCGCCGGCTTCGGCGCCCCGGTCTTCGTTGCGAATCCGGACGCGCAGGCCGCTGACCTCAGGGAGTTGCTTCAGCTCTATCCACTGTTGCCAACGACGCTGAAGTCCGCCCACCAACTCAAGGAACAAGGACTGCGTGCGTCGAGCCTGTTCCGTCCGGACGCCTATGTACTCGGTCCTCCGCAGACGGTGACAGTCCCCAAAATGACGGTGCGTCCCGGGCACACGCTCCATGGGTGGGACGAGGTCGTATTTCCACCGTCGCCTGTCTACCGTGTGAGTGATGCTGTCGCCTTCTCGACGCAGCCTGGTGCAGACGAAGTTCAAGCCGTCCGCCGTGCGGCGATCAAATGGGCACAGGACGTCCGTGATGATCCGGACACGGTCATCTTGGCCGTCAGCACCACAGGATCGCCCACCGCCGCTACGCCTCTTGAACGGACGACGCCCTACGAGATCGCACTCACCTCCGCGAGCGGGCGCAAGAAGTGGCATCAACTCATCAACCCTGAGTGGGACGAGAGGTACCAGCGGCAGATCCAGCGTGCCCATCCCGGGCTCGGGACACTCAAAGACGCCCCCTGCTTCCGCCAAGTGGCCGACGTCCTGCTGCGCAAACTCCGGGGCAAACGCGTCGTCACCTACGGACGAAATGTCCAATACGCCGCCATCTATACCGCGCTGGAATACGCCTGGGCGGGAGACGGCCTCCCAAACGGCACCCTGTGGCCGGACACAGCCGCCACGCTCACGACCTTGAGCCGAAGCCGCTGGGAGTGCGCACGTCTGCGTCAAGGCGAGTTCGGCAATGACTGGGACTCAGCCGAAGGTCACTTCGCCCTGCCGACTGAGGAACCGGCCGCCAGCGCACTCGACCGCTGTCGGATGACCGCCACCTTGCTGCACCGCATGGCAGATCCCGCTCTACGCTATGCCGAATTGAACGCCCGGGCCGAGCGCGCCGTACGGGACGGTAAGAGTCACACCCCCCGCCCTCTGGTTGGGCAGCGTCTGAGCCGCATCGCCGCATCCCGCGACGCGGTACTGGAGCGCAGCCAGGGGAGCTGCGAGAACCCCCGCTGTCCAGACCCCCGCTATACCTCAGCTCGTAGCCGCAACGGGTCCTACCTGCTCGAGGTAGACCACGTAGACGATCACGCCAGAGGCGGCGAGGACCTACCAAGAGCCATGATCGCTTTGTGTCCCAACTGCCACGCCCTCAAGACCCGGGGCACCGTGACCGAAGAATCTCGCGCCCTCCTTCGCACGACAGCCCTCGCACGGCACCACGAACTACTCCCCCACGCACTATGA
- the exaC gene encoding acetaldehyde dehydrogenase ExaC → MTRYAAPGAEGALVSFQSRYDHWIGGAYVPPRRGQYFENPSPVNGRPFTEIARGTAEDIELALDAAHAAAPAWGRTAPEARAHVLLKIADRMEEHLEELAIAESWENGKPVRETLAADIPLAIDHFRYFAGALRAQEGTLSQLDDDTVAYHFHEPLGVVGQIIPWNFPILMAVWKLAPALAAGNAVVLKPAEQTPASIHFWLSLVADLLPPGVVNIVNGFGVEAGKPLASSPRVAKIAFTGETTTGRLIMQYASENIKPVTLELGGKSPNLFFDDVWARDDDFRDKALEGFAMFALNQGEVCTCPSRALIQRGHYSEFLEAAIARTEQIVPGHPLDTDTMIGAQASNDQLQKILSYLDIGQQEGAKILTGGQRVHHGGELEGGYYVQPTIFEGDNRMRIFQEEIFGPVVAVTSFTDFDDAIGTANDTLYGLGAGVWTRDMNTAYRAGRAIQAGRVWTNCYHAYPAHAAFGGYKQSGIGRENHRMMLEHYQQTKNLLVSYSPKRLGFF, encoded by the coding sequence ATGACCCGTTACGCAGCGCCCGGCGCCGAGGGCGCGCTCGTCTCGTTCCAGTCCCGCTACGACCACTGGATCGGTGGCGCGTATGTGCCGCCCCGGCGCGGCCAGTACTTCGAGAACCCGAGCCCCGTCAACGGCCGCCCCTTCACCGAGATCGCGCGGGGCACCGCCGAGGACATCGAGCTCGCCCTGGACGCGGCCCATGCGGCGGCGCCCGCCTGGGGACGCACCGCGCCGGAGGCCCGCGCCCACGTCCTGCTCAAGATCGCGGACCGGATGGAGGAGCATCTGGAGGAGCTGGCGATCGCCGAGAGCTGGGAGAACGGCAAGCCCGTCCGCGAGACGCTGGCCGCCGACATCCCGCTCGCCATCGACCACTTCCGCTATTTCGCCGGAGCGCTGCGCGCCCAGGAGGGCACGCTCAGCCAGCTCGACGACGACACCGTCGCGTACCACTTCCACGAGCCGCTGGGCGTGGTCGGCCAGATCATCCCGTGGAACTTCCCCATCCTGATGGCGGTGTGGAAGCTGGCGCCCGCGCTGGCGGCGGGCAACGCGGTGGTCCTCAAACCGGCCGAACAGACCCCCGCCTCCATCCACTTCTGGCTGAGCCTGGTGGCGGACCTCCTCCCGCCGGGTGTCGTGAACATCGTCAACGGCTTCGGCGTGGAGGCGGGCAAGCCCCTGGCGTCGAGCCCGCGCGTCGCGAAGATCGCCTTCACCGGCGAGACCACGACGGGGCGGCTGATCATGCAGTACGCCTCGGAGAACATCAAGCCCGTCACTCTGGAGCTGGGCGGCAAGTCACCGAACCTCTTCTTCGACGACGTATGGGCGCGGGACGACGACTTCCGCGACAAGGCCCTCGAAGGTTTCGCGATGTTCGCCCTCAACCAGGGAGAGGTCTGCACCTGCCCGTCCCGCGCCCTGATCCAGCGCGGCCACTACAGCGAGTTCCTGGAGGCGGCGATCGCCCGTACGGAACAGATCGTGCCGGGCCACCCCCTGGACACCGACACGATGATCGGCGCGCAGGCCTCGAACGACCAGCTCCAGAAGATCCTCTCCTATCTGGACATCGGCCAGCAGGAGGGAGCGAAGATCCTCACGGGTGGTCAACGCGTCCATCACGGCGGGGAGTTGGAGGGCGGCTACTACGTCCAGCCGACCATCTTCGAGGGCGACAACCGCATGCGGATCTTCCAGGAGGAGATCTTCGGCCCGGTGGTGGCCGTGACCTCGTTCACCGACTTCGACGACGCGATCGGCACGGCGAACGACACCCTGTACGGCCTGGGCGCGGGCGTGTGGACCCGCGACATGAACACCGCCTACCGCGCGGGCCGAGCCATCCAGGCCGGCCGCGTCTGGACCAACTGCTACCACGCCTACCCGGCACACGCCGCGTTCGGCGGCTACAAGCAGTCGGGCATCGGGCGGGAGAACCACCGGATGATGCTGGAGCACTATCAGCAGACGAAGAATCTGCTGGTGTCGTACTCACCGAAGAGGCTGGGCTTCTTCTAA
- a CDS encoding acetamidase/formamidase family protein yields MSTQPRIVTVRPKENEYAWTFGGAAPLARITPGTVLDLYTEDCFAGRVRSERDLVSRVCEFPFLNPQTGPFHVEGAEPGDTLAVHFVSIRPARDWAASTTVPLFGALTSTHTTATLQPPLPEVVWMWELDRARGTCLFRARDSDIEIELPMDPMHGTVGVAPANLEVRSALVPDAHGGNMDTPEMRAGVTCYLGVNVEGALFSLGDGHARQGEGETCGVAVECAMNSVVVVELLKGVDTPWPRIESDTHLMSTGSARPLEDAFRISQLDLVRWLERDYGLSALDAYQLVSQAGEAPLANVCDTNYTCVAKIRKKWLPRQGEPHRGLHRHLREQSAQLALPSA; encoded by the coding sequence ATGAGCACCCAACCGCGGATCGTGACCGTGCGGCCCAAGGAGAACGAGTACGCGTGGACGTTCGGGGGCGCGGCTCCTCTGGCGCGGATCACGCCCGGCACCGTCCTCGACCTGTACACCGAGGACTGCTTCGCCGGCCGGGTCCGTTCCGAGCGCGATCTGGTCTCCCGGGTCTGCGAGTTCCCGTTCCTCAACCCGCAGACCGGGCCCTTCCACGTCGAGGGCGCCGAGCCGGGCGACACGCTCGCCGTGCACTTCGTGTCGATCCGCCCGGCGCGGGACTGGGCCGCGTCCACGACCGTGCCCCTGTTCGGGGCGTTGACCTCCACGCACACGACGGCGACGCTCCAGCCGCCGCTGCCCGAGGTGGTGTGGATGTGGGAGCTCGACCGGGCGCGCGGCACCTGTCTGTTCCGGGCCCGGGACAGCGACATCGAGATCGAACTGCCCATGGACCCCATGCACGGCACGGTCGGGGTGGCCCCCGCCAACCTGGAGGTGCGCTCCGCCCTGGTCCCCGACGCGCACGGCGGGAACATGGACACTCCCGAGATGCGGGCCGGCGTCACCTGCTATCTGGGGGTCAATGTGGAGGGCGCCCTGTTCAGCCTCGGCGACGGGCACGCCCGCCAGGGCGAGGGCGAGACGTGCGGGGTCGCCGTCGAGTGCGCCATGAACTCGGTGGTCGTGGTGGAGCTCCTCAAGGGCGTCGACACGCCGTGGCCGCGCATCGAGTCCGACACCCACCTCATGTCCACCGGGTCGGCGCGCCCTCTCGAAGACGCCTTCCGCATCTCGCAGTTGGACCTGGTGCGCTGGCTCGAACGTGACTACGGGCTTTCCGCGCTCGACGCCTACCAACTGGTGAGCCAGGCGGGTGAGGCCCCGCTTGCCAATGTCTGCGACACCAACTACACCTGTGTCGCCAAGATCCGCAAGAAGTGGCTCCCCCGGCAGGGCGAGCCGCACCGCGGTCTGCATCGCCACCTGCGCGAGCAATCCGCTCAATTGGCTTTACCTTCCGCCTAG
- a CDS encoding DUF6234 family protein: MALAICVVAWPFVDHFELDPRAPYRPYVFWDYAPAIAGVGAVVVVIGVVAAKGRATITALSQLLMALLVGAVLVFGSAEQQHDDGNMRSAPAPASRLPAACALATRPLSSINARGPRRGGGRSAEVAGWMACGSRAWRRIGGSADAASLVIAARAVHAAPNTTTELWPPNPKFCLMATSMVAGRPTIGV, translated from the coding sequence GTGGCGCTCGCCATCTGCGTGGTCGCGTGGCCGTTCGTCGATCATTTCGAACTCGACCCCCGGGCCCCCTACCGCCCTTACGTCTTCTGGGACTATGCCCCGGCGATCGCCGGGGTCGGTGCCGTCGTGGTCGTCATCGGGGTGGTCGCCGCCAAGGGCCGGGCGACGATCACGGCGCTCTCCCAACTCCTGATGGCCCTGCTGGTCGGCGCGGTTCTCGTCTTCGGCTCCGCGGAACAGCAGCACGACGACGGCAACATGCGGTCGGCTCCCGCGCCGGCCAGCAGACTGCCGGCTGCTTGCGCGTTAGCCACCCGACCCCTCAGCTCGATCAACGCCCGCGGCCCGCGCCGGGGCGGGGGTCGGTCGGCGGAGGTGGCCGGGTGGATGGCGTGCGGGTCGCGTGCGTGGCGCCGCATCGGTGGGTCAGCCGATGCGGCGTCGCTCGTCATCGCCGCACGTGCCGTTCACGCGGCCCCGAACACCACCACCGAGTTGTGGCCGCCGAATCCGAAGTTCTGCTTGATGGCGACATCGATGGTGGCGGGGCGGCCCACGATCGGGGTGTAG
- a CDS encoding beta-ketoacyl-[acyl-carrier-protein] synthase family protein, which translates to MARRRVLVTGIGVESCAGSTPDELWEALSTGRSAISPLELEEPMPCQVGGVIGAFDPREHMSAQQARRTSRFQQLLFAAAMKAREDARLRTAPEALYVGTGGGGLDETARLVTVMNRSGWPRMDRLGLLRLLPNQAAGLVAQEMAIVGPVLTLSTACAASTDAIGAGLRAVRDGTADVVLVGGVESWLDTPALASFRLLDALSLRPAAEAAVASRPFDRDRDGMVPAEGAAVLVLESERSALRRGATVHGEVLGAASTCDAHHPVAPRADGAVAARTIELACADAGLDVTAVDLVSAHGTSTPLNDRAETAAIKRAFGAHARQVAITAPKSVIGHACGACGILESVGVLRAIREKYVPPTANLDNPDPRCDLDYTPIVGRPATIDVAIKQNFGFGGHNSVVVFGAA; encoded by the coding sequence GTGGCACGCCGACGTGTGCTGGTGACCGGCATCGGCGTCGAGTCGTGCGCGGGTTCCACACCGGATGAGTTGTGGGAGGCCCTGTCCACGGGGCGTTCCGCGATCTCGCCGCTGGAGCTCGAAGAGCCCATGCCCTGCCAGGTCGGTGGCGTCATCGGCGCATTCGATCCCCGCGAGCACATGTCCGCCCAACAGGCCCGCCGTACCTCGCGTTTCCAGCAGTTGCTGTTCGCCGCGGCGATGAAGGCGCGAGAGGATGCGCGACTGCGCACAGCACCGGAGGCCCTGTACGTCGGCACGGGCGGAGGCGGGCTTGACGAGACCGCGCGCCTGGTGACCGTCATGAACCGCAGCGGGTGGCCGCGGATGGACCGGCTCGGGCTGCTCCGCCTGCTGCCCAACCAGGCGGCCGGGCTCGTTGCCCAGGAGATGGCGATCGTCGGCCCCGTGCTCACCCTCTCGACCGCCTGTGCGGCGTCGACGGACGCCATCGGAGCGGGCCTGCGCGCCGTGCGTGACGGCACCGCCGATGTGGTTCTCGTCGGAGGGGTGGAGAGCTGGCTGGACACTCCGGCGCTGGCATCCTTCCGCCTGCTGGACGCGCTCTCCCTACGGCCTGCGGCGGAGGCGGCGGTCGCGTCCCGGCCGTTCGACCGCGATCGCGACGGGATGGTGCCGGCCGAGGGAGCCGCCGTGCTGGTGCTCGAATCCGAACGGTCCGCCCTGCGCCGGGGCGCGACGGTGCACGGCGAAGTGCTCGGCGCCGCGTCCACCTGCGACGCACACCACCCGGTGGCGCCGCGGGCGGACGGAGCGGTGGCGGCCAGGACGATCGAACTCGCCTGTGCCGACGCCGGGCTCGACGTCACGGCAGTGGACCTGGTGAGCGCGCACGGCACATCGACCCCGCTCAACGACCGGGCCGAAACGGCGGCCATCAAGCGGGCGTTCGGCGCTCACGCCCGTCAGGTGGCGATCACGGCCCCCAAATCGGTGATCGGCCACGCGTGCGGGGCGTGCGGGATCCTGGAGAGCGTCGGCGTACTGCGCGCCATCCGGGAGAAATACGTACCGCCCACCGCCAACCTGGACAACCCCGACCCCCGCTGCGACCTGGACTACACCCCGATCGTGGGCCGCCCCGCCACCATCGATGTCGCCATCAAGCAGAACTTCGGATTCGGCGGCCACAACTCGGTGGTGGTGTTCGGGGCCGCGTGA